The following coding sequences lie in one Cannabis sativa cultivar Pink pepper isolate KNU-18-1 chromosome 5, ASM2916894v1, whole genome shotgun sequence genomic window:
- the LOC115717832 gene encoding uncharacterized protein LOC115717832 — translation MGLHEKDLRPVISSIYGFTRDTIALKEMIKRPISLGTAHVVAKSMADFAVIDQHSAYNAVIGRPILKEMKIVTSIYHLTMKFPTPARVGSVRRVQSDSRECYNAALKLAEKKSVNVIYLIEAPPPRQEVFRIEEIQHKDEPDLDPRVLKYTTTAQAAVDTIEVPIDPLDNNKVMNFSVSWTHTRDITRSRCATYQRLVNMMFADLIGETIEVYVDDMLVKSQHAKDHVTHLQAMLEILRRYKMRLNPLKCVFGDRSGKFLGFMVNQQGIKANPAKIKALVECDLRLNQKKSKALQRTDKCEEAFQALKSHLGRPPILSKPMPGEVLSIYLTVSEYSISSILIREDQGKQYSVYYVSKRLLDAETRYPQMEKLAFALVIASRKLRSYFQAHSFEVLTNYPLSQVLAKPEALGRLLKWSVELSQFDIRYKPRSAIKGQALADFILEFPSTEVALIEEKIDHDIPNSEGWTLYVDGASNSEGSGGGIILISPSNFKVHAALRFEFSASNNEAEYEALIAELKLALEMKIEYLQAFRDSQIVVCQVNGEYLARGGHLARYLALTCELLQKFKKVIVSRVTRAHNSHTDALARLASTREAELLNVIHVDVLTHPTVSRTEVMEINTAREVTCMTPIVDYLEKEILFLPEDKIEARKLRYRAARYVNMMAGFIVEASANRWSNALMVPSAIIYSVKCMVVSAATMPRRIATYVNQPPSNLHSITSPWPFAVWGIDLIGELPKGKGGVKYAVVAVDYFTKWVEAKALATITAVKLREFVYNSIICRFGIPYKLISDNGKQFDCKEMRETCDELGIKKAFSSVAYPQSNGQTEAVNKMIKHTIKGKLEEHKGVWPEELLQVFWSYNTTPRSTTGKTPFSLSYGCEAMVPVEVGVGSLRRDVFNISQNAEKQLVHLDLLEEKGDQAHLKNAANQEHTARYFNSKVKERTLRVGDLVLRKVMPNTKNPTHGVFGDNWEGPYLIAEKIGHATYRLTELDGTAIRRAWNDESLKFYYQ, via the exons ATGGGACTACATGAGAAGGATCTGCGACCAGTCATATCGAGCATCTATGGTTTCACGAGAGATACCATTGCTTTAAAGGAAATGATCAAACGCCCGATTTCTCTGGGAACCGCACATGTCGTGGCTAAGTCGATGGCTGACTTCGCCGTCATCGATCAACACTCGGCATATAATGCTGTGATTGGTCGTCCTatcctgaaggagatgaagattgTGACGTCCATTTATCATCTCAccatgaagttccctactcccgctaGAGTAGGATCTGTGCGACGAGTCCAATCAGACTCACGAGAATGTTACAATGCGGCATTGAAGCTCGCAGAAAAGAAGTCAGTCAACGTCATTTATCTGATAGAAGCACCGCCCCCTCGACAGGAGGTGTTTAGAATAGAGGAAATACAACACAAAgacgaaccagacttggatcctaGGGTCCTCAAATACACAACCACCGCCCAAGCCGCGGTAGACACTATTGAGGTACCCATTGATCCTttagataataacaag gtcatgaACTTCTCAGTTTCATGgacgcatactcgggatataaccagatcccgat GTGCGACATATCAGAGGCTGgtaaatatgatgttcgcagatctaaTTGGTGAAACCAtagaggtatatgttgacgatatgctcgtaaaatctcaacatgcAAAAGACCATGTTACCCACTTACAAGCAATGTTAGAGATACTGCGGCGATATAAAATGCGACTCAATCCTCTTAAGTGTGTCTTTGGAGACAGgtcgggaaaattccttggGTTTATGGTAAATCAACAAGGAATCAAAGCAAACCCTGCGAAGATTAAAGCATTAGTAGAGTGCGATCTCCGACTAAACCAAAAGAAGTCCAAAGCCTTACAG AGGACCGATAAGTGCGAAGAGGCTTTTCAAGCACTTAAGTCACATTTGGGGCGACCCCCAATCCTTTCGAAACCAATGCCCGGAGAAGTTTTATCCATCTACCTTACAGTGTCCGAATACTCGATTAGTTCAATACTAATCCGCGAAGACCAGGGAAAACAGTATTCGGTGTATTATGTTAGTAAGCGCCTGTTAGACGCTGAGACTCGCTACCCGCAAATGGAGAAACTGGCATTTGCTCTGGTGATAgcgtcaagaaaattgcgatcTTATTTCCAAGCTCATAGCTTTGAAGTTTTAACGAACTACCCTTTGAGTCAAGTTCTGGCGAAACCAGAGGCATTAGGAAGATTGTTAAAATGGTCGGTAGAGCTGAGCCAGTTCGACATTAGGTACAAACCTAGATCTGCGATTAAGGGTCAAGCACTAGCTGACTTTATACTTGAGTTCCCGAGCACCGAAGTGGCACTCATAGAGGAAAAAATCGACCATGATATACCAAACAGCGAAGGATGGACTTTATACGTTGACGGAGCCTCCAACAGCGAAGGCTCCGGTGGTGGTATAATACTCATAAGCCCCAGCAATTTTAAGGTACATGCTGCACTTAGatttgaattttctgcatctaacaatgaagccgagtatgaggctttgaTTGCAGAATTAAAACTCGCTCTTGAGATGAAGATCGAGTACTTACAAGCTTTCAGGGACTCCCAAATCGTTGTATGCCAAGTGAACGGAGAATACCTGGCCAGAGGCGGACATCTGGCAAGATACCTCGCACTAACTTGTGAGTTGCTACAGAAATTCAAGAAGGTGATTGTTTCTCGAGTGACACGTGCTCATAACTCTCATACAGACGCcttggcccgtttggcctcaacaAGAGAAGCTGAGTTACTCAATGTAATTCATGTCGATGTGTTAACTCACCCAACAGTGAGCCGAACTGAAGTAATGGAGATAAATACTGCCAGAGAAGTCACATGCATGACTCCCATAGTGGATTACTTAGAGAAAGAAATCCTATTCCTACCCGAAGATAAAATAGAAGCTAGAAAACTGCGGTATCGAGCTGCTCGATATGTTAATATGATGGCAGGCTTTATCGTAGAAGCTTCAGCCAACCGTTGGTCAAATGCATTGATGGTGCCAAGTGCGATTATATACTCCGTGAAGTGCATGGTGGTATCTGCGGCAACCATGCCGAGG CGGATAGCCACATATGTCAACCAACCTCCAAGCAACTTACACTCCATAACAAGTCCTTGGCCCTTTGCGGTCTGGGGCATCGACTTAATTGGAGAGTTACCCAAAGGGAAGGGCGGAGTCAAATACGCCGTAGTCGCAGTCGATTATTTCACCAAATGGGTTGAGGCAAAAGCCCTTGCGACTATCACAGCTGTCAAATTACGAGAGTTTGTGTATAATTCCATCATCTGCCGGTTTGGCATCCCTTACAAACTTATCTCGGATAATGGAAAACAGTTCGATTGTAAGGAAATGCGAGAAACGTGCGATGAGTTGGGGATTAAAAAGGCGTTTTCATCAGTTGCCTATCCACAAAGTAATGGGCAAACAGAAGCCGTGAATAAGATGATTAAGCATACCATTAAGGGAAAACTCGAGGAGCATAAGGGGGTATGGCCAGAAGAGCTTCTGCAAGTTTTCTGGTCGTATAACACAACCCCTCGATCCACGACTGGCAAAACTCCTTTCTCGCTTTCCTACGGATGCGAAGCCATGGTACCAGTCGAAGTCGGGGTGGGCTCCCTACGAAGAGATGTTTTCAACATCAGCCAAAATGCAGAAAAGCAATTGGTCCACCTTGATCTTTTAGAAGAAAAGGGCGATCAGGCTCATTTGAAAAATGCGGCCAATCAGGAGCATACTGCTCGATATTTTAATTCTAAGGTCAAAGAGCGAACTCTGCGAGTAGGGGATTTGGTTCTGCGAAAAGTCATGCCAAATACGAAAAACCCAACACATGGGGTTTTCGGtgacaattgggaaggaccataccttaTCGCTGAAAAAATTGGCCATGCAACTTATCGACTTACAGAACTCGATGGCACTGCGATCCGAAGAGCTTGGAATGACGAGAGTTTGAAGTTTTATTATCAGTAG